From Garra rufa unplaced genomic scaffold, GarRuf1.0 hap1_unplaced_843, whole genome shotgun sequence, a single genomic window includes:
- the qrfp gene encoding uncharacterized protein qrfp — MKFQVFHLSSTLQTTVFFLLVLLVQPPRGLMLPHHPMVYLPTLDNPEWEAAMLQLQASLGAPGGRPVVELQPWALIQEPGPEELLERVKAELGWGQKSMVKGQKREELGRTPVGTFPDNHIVAVPYPQGGEVEEEGGEKRNEALTSIAGGLQAFNRQKGGFGFRFGRK; from the coding sequence ATGAAATTCCAGGTTTTCCATCTCTCTTCCACTCTTCAAACCACAGTCTTTTTCTTGCTGGTGCTACTGGTTCAGCCTCCCAGAGGTCTAATGCTACCACACCATCCCATGGTTTACCTGCCTACGTTGGACAACCCTGAGTGGGAAGCTGCAATGCTCCAGCTTCAGGCTTCACTGGGAGCTCCAGGCGGCAGACCAGTGGTGGAGCTCCAGCCCTGGGCTCTGATTCAGGAGCCGGGACCCGAGGAGCTTCTGGAGAGAGTGAAGGCAGAACTAGGATGGGGACAGAAGAGCATGGTGAAGGGCCAGAAGAGAGAGGAGCTGGGACGGACACCAGTGGGAACATTCCCAGACAACCATATAGTGGCTGTGCCATATCCACAGGGGGGCGAGGTTGAAGAAGAGGGCGGAGAGAAGCGGAACGAGGCGCTCACTTCCATCGCAGGAGGTTTGCAAGCCTTCAACAGACAGAAAGGAGGATTTGGCTTTCGATTCGGCAGAAAGTGA